Proteins encoded by one window of Acetivibrio thermocellus ATCC 27405:
- a CDS encoding IS30-like element ISCth2 family transposase, which yields MVIHCKMFNNQRKTLAKEYHELYMNNNTETRKNKHLNERERYAIELYLKEKYTVTEIAKRLGRHRRTIEREITRGTIYLQNSDLTYRKEYCADVAQRRYVENGKNKGPRLKIGNDHELVRYIESKIINEKYSPDAVIGQIKAKGLKFKTSICTKTLYNYIDRGDVFLRLTNKYLPVKKDGKKRIYQRVKKIALKNLKGSSIEERPKEVNDRKEYGHWEMDCVVGRKNSAAVLLVLSERKTREEIILKLPDKTQESVIKAIDELERKYRRKFREKFKTITVDNGTEFLDYRGIEKSKTEPGKDRTKVYYAHPYSSWERGTNENINKLIRRFIPKGTDISKVSKAKIKSIERWINEYPRRMFGYRSAIEMAV from the coding sequence ATGGTAATCCATTGTAAAATGTTTAATAACCAAAGAAAAACATTAGCAAAGGAGTACCATGAGTTATATATGAATAATAACACAGAAACAAGAAAAAACAAACACCTAAATGAAAGAGAAAGATACGCCATAGAGTTGTACCTAAAAGAAAAGTATACAGTAACGGAAATAGCAAAGAGGTTGGGCAGGCACAGAAGGACAATAGAAAGAGAAATAACCCGTGGGACAATATATTTACAAAATAGTGATTTAACATACAGAAAAGAGTATTGTGCAGATGTAGCCCAAAGGAGATATGTAGAGAACGGGAAGAATAAAGGTCCACGGTTAAAGATAGGAAATGACCATGAATTAGTGAGGTATATAGAATCAAAGATAATAAATGAAAAATATTCTCCTGATGCTGTTATTGGACAAATAAAAGCAAAGGGACTGAAGTTTAAAACGAGTATCTGCACGAAAACACTATATAACTACATTGATAGAGGGGATGTATTTTTAAGACTAACGAATAAATATTTGCCAGTGAAAAAGGATGGTAAAAAACGCATATATCAAAGGGTAAAGAAGATAGCACTGAAAAATCTTAAGGGAAGCAGCATAGAGGAAAGGCCGAAAGAAGTTAACGATAGGAAGGAATATGGACACTGGGAGATGGACTGTGTAGTAGGCAGAAAAAATAGCGCAGCAGTATTACTGGTATTAAGTGAACGAAAGACAAGAGAAGAAATAATTCTTAAACTACCAGACAAAACGCAGGAATCAGTAATCAAAGCAATAGATGAATTAGAAAGGAAGTATAGAAGGAAATTTAGGGAGAAGTTTAAAACGATAACAGTAGATAACGGGACAGAGTTTTTGGACTATAGAGGGATAGAGAAATCAAAAACAGAGCCAGGCAAGGACAGGACGAAAGTGTATTATGCTCATCCTTATAGTTCTTGGGAAAGAGGAACGAACGAAAATATTAATAAACTGATAAGAAGATTTATACCAAAAGGAACAGATATATCAAAAGTAAGTAAAGCAAAAATAAAAAGTATAGAGAGATGGATTAATGAATATCCAAGAAGAATGTTTGGTTATAGGTCAGCCATAGAAATGGCGGTATGA
- the trkA gene encoding Trk system potassium transporter TrkA, with protein sequence MKIIVVGCGKIGYTIAKVLSEKKDIDVTVVDNNPNIFDKMVEPIDVIFISGNGANEKTLIEAGAKDADLIVSTTNADELNVLCCIMAERLGTKHSIARVRNPEYMLEFNKLWKDLGIDMVINPERQTAREISRILRYHAADDIVTFIGDRVELVSFKVSETPEYFVGKSVSQIFDNNMGILLAIVERENQALIPNGDLIFKESDIIWIMGRPSQIMKFFTLIKKGPKKGQEIMVIGGGKITHYLVELLNRHTTKANIKIIKKDRSKCESLYEALSSASLERRCLFIHGDGTNEELLIDEGIDTMDACVCLTDRDEENVFISLYAMRRGVKKVITKINYIHQNMAKSLGLWLGNIITPQYITAKTVIRYVDGLSGAVGRNIMTIHQIYSGDDGNVDAIEFQVNKKAKCIDTPIKKLKLKKGILIGCISRDFDIIIPSGETEIHIGDRVIIFSKNNDIRDLDDILEN encoded by the coding sequence ATGAAAATTATTGTTGTTGGATGCGGAAAGATCGGTTATACGATAGCAAAGGTATTATCTGAAAAAAAAGACATTGATGTAACAGTTGTAGATAATAATCCAAATATTTTTGATAAAATGGTTGAACCAATTGATGTAATATTTATTTCAGGTAATGGAGCAAATGAAAAGACGCTGATTGAAGCCGGTGCCAAGGACGCGGATTTAATTGTAAGCACAACGAATGCTGACGAATTAAATGTATTATGCTGTATTATGGCAGAACGTCTGGGAACAAAACATTCTATAGCAAGAGTCCGGAATCCTGAATATATGCTGGAATTTAATAAGCTTTGGAAAGACCTTGGTATTGATATGGTCATTAATCCAGAGAGACAAACGGCAAGAGAGATTTCAAGGATTTTGAGATATCACGCTGCTGACGATATAGTTACATTTATAGGTGACAGAGTGGAATTGGTTTCTTTTAAAGTATCTGAAACACCGGAATATTTCGTTGGCAAGAGCGTATCTCAGATTTTTGACAATAACATGGGAATCCTTCTTGCGATCGTTGAAAGGGAAAACCAAGCGTTAATTCCAAATGGAGATTTAATTTTTAAGGAATCCGACATTATCTGGATAATGGGTCGCCCGTCTCAAATTATGAAGTTCTTTACCCTTATAAAGAAAGGGCCTAAAAAAGGGCAGGAAATTATGGTCATAGGTGGAGGAAAAATCACCCATTACCTTGTTGAACTTTTAAACAGACATACGACGAAAGCTAATATAAAAATCATAAAAAAAGACCGGAGTAAATGCGAATCGTTGTACGAAGCTTTGTCCTCCGCCTCCCTTGAACGGCGCTGTCTGTTCATTCATGGAGACGGAACGAATGAAGAACTTCTCATTGATGAGGGAATCGACACAATGGACGCATGTGTATGCCTGACGGACAGGGATGAAGAAAACGTTTTCATCTCCCTTTACGCCATGCGCAGGGGAGTAAAGAAGGTTATCACAAAGATAAACTATATTCATCAGAATATGGCTAAAAGTCTAGGTTTATGGTTGGGAAATATTATTACGCCTCAATACATAACGGCAAAAACTGTTATCCGTTATGTTGACGGACTGAGCGGGGCGGTTGGAAGAAATATTATGACCATTCACCAGATTTATTCCGGTGATGACGGGAATGTTGACGCAATTGAATTCCAGGTGAACAAAAAAGCAAAATGCATTGATACACCTATAAAAAAATTAAAGCTGAAGAAAGGAATTTTGATAGGCTGTATAAGCAGGGATTTTGATATTATTATTCCATCAGGAGAAACAGAGATTCATATTGGTGACAGAGTTATTATTTTTTCAAAAAATAATGATATTCGTGATCTCGATGATATTTTGGAAAACTAG